TAAAATTAGTGATGGTCGAGCAGGATGGAATGCGATTACTTCTAATCCAGGAGGGTTAGCAAATTATAGTCGAACACATCTTTCTAAATCAGAATTATATCCAATGAAAAAAGAATTTTTAGAGATTGTGGAAGGACTATGGGATTCATATGAAGATGATACTTTTATACGGGATAAAGAAAGTGGAATATTTTTCAACCCAAGAAAAATGCATTCTCTAAATTATAAAGGTAAGTTTTTCTCGGTGGAGGGCCCATTAAATATTAGTCGTTCTAGACAAGGAAGACCTGTCATTTTCCAAGCTGGTACTTCATCAGAATTTATGGATATTGCATCGAAACATGCTGAAGGTGTATTGGTGAATGGCGACAATTTTGAACACGCTAAGAGCTTTAGCATGGAGCTAAAAAGAAGGGTAGCCCTAGAGGGTCGTTTACTAGATGATTTTTTAATCATGCCGACTCAAAACCCAATTGTCGGCAGAACAGAAAGAGAAGCTGAAGAAAAATTTCAGGAGTTAGAAAGCTTAATGCCATACGGATACAGAATCCCAAAACCGAAATTTTTTGGTTCAGCCGAGAAGGTAGCTAATCAAATTGAACGCTGGTACGCGGCGGGTGCTATGGACTTGCTTCTGCTAAGGCAGGAGCATCCTTCAGGATTTGATGACTTTATTGATTTAGTTGTCCCTATTTTACAAGAAAAGGGGATTTTTCGTAAGGAATATGAATCATACACTTTACGTGGTAATTTGGGTTTACCTTATCCGGGAAACAGATATGAGAAATCAACCCAAAATGATTAATATATACACGTTTAACTTGGTAGCAACTAAGAGAGACTCATAAATCATTATAGATATAAATGAAGAAATATTATCGTTAATTAAAAGGAGATTGTTTAACATGAAAAATCGAATTACAGAACTACTTGACATAGAGTATCCAATTATTTCAGCAGCAATGACATGGGTTACTTCTGCAGAATTTGTATCTGCAGTTTCTAACGCAGGAGGAATGGGAGTGTTGGGGCCCAACGCTGGACAAACAGAAAAGTCTTCAAGTCCAGAAGATACAGCTGAAAGACTTAGAAAAGAAATACAAAAGGTTAAACAACTGACTGATAAACCTTTTGCAGTTAATTATATATTCCCAATGGATAACAACACGGAAGATCCTTTTACGAATGCTATTTTTGACATTTTGGTAGAAGAAAAAGTGAAAAACGTGATTGCAATCGGTCAAAAGGTAATTCAAAAAGAAGTAAATAGACTAAAAAAGCACAACATTAATATTATTTATAGAGATCTTAGCCCTACTGTACAAAAGTTAGTAGAAGCAGGAAAATTAGGCGTGGATGCTCTTATTGCAACAGGTTATGAAGCTGGTGGCCATATGAGTGACTACAAAATCAGTACCCTATCAATTGTACCTCAAGTAACTTCCTTGGTAGAAATCCCTGTCATTGCAGCAGGTGGTATTATTGATGGAAAAGGGGCTCTAGCTGCTTTTGCGATGGGAGCAGAAGGTGTATATATGGGCACACGCTTTATAGCCACAAAAGAAAATCCAGCAAGTGAGGCTACAAAACAAGCAATACTAAATGTAAAAAGTGAGGAATTTATTGAATTTAAATCAGGTATCGGACATTTAAGAACCATTCCTACAGTAGCTGGAAAAAAGGCGTTTGAACTTATCAATCAAGGAAAACCAGAAGAGGCTTATAAATATTACGGAAATGGTTTTAAAGTTGGTATGTTAGATGGGGACTTAGTCAATGGTACTATAAGTTTATCCGAAGCTGCAGGTGGAATAAAAGAGATTAAGACTTGCGCGGAAGTAATTAATGAAATAATGAATACCCTTGAAAAATAATAATTTACGTTTCTTTTTCAATGACAGAGTACTTTAATGGAGTAATGAAAAAAGCGCAATCTCTCTATTTTAATACAGAGGGATTGAGCTTTTTTTTATGGGAATTTCTTAGCGTGATAAATCTAGATTTTACTTACGCTATTCCAATAACAGAGATAAATGAAGATCTCTTTGAAGTTAGTGAATATTACCATACGTCTTGTCATCAATTTATGAAGTCTCTTGAAAAATCATCTTTACATAATTTATACGTCTTTAAACCCTTTTACTACTGTTAGGTACAAAAAATCGTACTAGAGCAATTAAAATTGCCCTCTTCATAAATGAGAGTAATGATTTTATTATAGTCTATGCAAGCAAAAATTTACTTTTACAAATAGTTCCAATAGAACTCGATAAGCATGACAAAATTAGTTGTGAATTTAATATTTAGGAAAAGAAAGGAAGAATGTCAATATGAATAATACAATTGAATTACTTTGTAATCATACCTCTATTCGTTCTTTTATAGATCAACCACTGACAGAGGAACAACGAAATACAATCTTTAAGGCGGCTAACCAAACTTCATCATTCAGCCTACTACAAGTGGTTTCTATCATTAGAATTACTGATTCAGATCTTCGAAAAAAGGTGACGCAACTATCTGGTAATCAACCGTATATTGAAGATGCTGCCGAGTTTTGGATTTTTTGTGCTGATTTTAACCGAAATCATCAGATTGCTCCGAAGGTAGACCTTGACTATATAGAATACCTTTTAATCGGTTCATTCGATGCTGGGCTCATGGCTCAAAATGCTTTAACGGCAGCTGAATCAATGGGACTCGGTGGTGTATATATTGGTGGAGTAAGACTTAATATTGCAGAATTAACTGAGGTATTAAATTTACCAAAGCATGTGGTTCCTTTAGTGGGGCTATGCATAGGCCATCCTTCTGGAGAGAAGCCTGGACTAAAACCACGTTTACCTCAATCAATGGTTATGTTTGATAATCAGTATCAACCACTAGATGAAGAAAGGTTAGCAATGTATGACCAACAGATGCGTGAGTATTACCAAGATCGTCCTGTTAAAGCTCCTTTCACAGTAAAGAAAGTAAAGGGATGGAAAGATCATATTGAAGATCATCTTGAAAGAAGTAAACTGCCCTTTATGCTTGATTATTTAAACAAACAAGGATTTGCTAAAAAATAAACTAGATTCGGTATTGTTACCTACTTTTTAATGTTACCTGGATTAAGAACTTACTCACATTAAAGTAATGGATTTTTGTACAAATATAATTCGTTTTCCATAAAACTATACCTACAGGAGAAGAAAGGGCGTAAACCCAATGAACGACAAAGGGTTTACGCTCTTTCTTCTAACATTTTTTATATAAATTAGGCATTCCTGCTTACATATATAAGGCTCTCTACTTATTATTTCACTCAGGTTTCTCCCCGAATTTTTTGCCGAAATTCTCCATCATATCAAGTATTGGGATAAATTCACGCCCTTTAGTTGTTAATGAATATTCAACACTTGGAGGTACCTCAGGAAAAACTTCTCGTTTGATTAATCCATCTGTTTCCAATTCTCTCAACTGTTTTGTAAGAGAACCTTGTGAAATGTCCCATAAAAATGCTTTAATTTCGCTATAACGACGTTCTTTGGTTTTTAAAAACCAAAGAATAATATAT
This sequence is a window from Priestia aryabhattai. Protein-coding genes within it:
- a CDS encoding NtaA/DmoA family FMN-dependent monooxygenase (This protein belongs to a clade of FMN-dependent monooxygenases, within a broader family of flavin-dependent oxidoreductases, the luciferase-like monooxygenase (LMM) family, some of whose members use coenzyme F420 rather than FMN.); amino-acid sequence: MTNKRQLKIGAIIDGVGWNYMGWRHPDMPANASENVDYYVQKAQRAEEGKFDMVFLADVSHIGPGMIPHYLSMFEGVSILSALSMATTHIGLTATIATSYADPFTVARQVASLDKISDGRAGWNAITSNPGGLANYSRTHLSKSELYPMKKEFLEIVEGLWDSYEDDTFIRDKESGIFFNPRKMHSLNYKGKFFSVEGPLNISRSRQGRPVIFQAGTSSEFMDIASKHAEGVLVNGDNFEHAKSFSMELKRRVALEGRLLDDFLIMPTQNPIVGRTEREAEEKFQELESLMPYGYRIPKPKFFGSAEKVANQIERWYAAGAMDLLLLRQEHPSGFDDFIDLVVPILQEKGIFRKEYESYTLRGNLGLPYPGNRYEKSTQND
- a CDS encoding NAD(P)H-dependent flavin oxidoreductase; amino-acid sequence: MKNRITELLDIEYPIISAAMTWVTSAEFVSAVSNAGGMGVLGPNAGQTEKSSSPEDTAERLRKEIQKVKQLTDKPFAVNYIFPMDNNTEDPFTNAIFDILVEEKVKNVIAIGQKVIQKEVNRLKKHNINIIYRDLSPTVQKLVEAGKLGVDALIATGYEAGGHMSDYKISTLSIVPQVTSLVEIPVIAAGGIIDGKGALAAFAMGAEGVYMGTRFIATKENPASEATKQAILNVKSEEFIEFKSGIGHLRTIPTVAGKKAFELINQGKPEEAYKYYGNGFKVGMLDGDLVNGTISLSEAAGGIKEIKTCAEVINEIMNTLEK
- the nfsA gene encoding oxygen-insensitive NADPH nitroreductase; the protein is MNNTIELLCNHTSIRSFIDQPLTEEQRNTIFKAANQTSSFSLLQVVSIIRITDSDLRKKVTQLSGNQPYIEDAAEFWIFCADFNRNHQIAPKVDLDYIEYLLIGSFDAGLMAQNALTAAESMGLGGVYIGGVRLNIAELTEVLNLPKHVVPLVGLCIGHPSGEKPGLKPRLPQSMVMFDNQYQPLDEERLAMYDQQMREYYQDRPVKAPFTVKKVKGWKDHIEDHLERSKLPFMLDYLNKQGFAKK
- a CDS encoding winged helix-turn-helix transcriptional regulator, translated to MSRVCKDGFDKECIKEQREVYGIAYTQNILSGRWKYIILWFLKTKERRYSEIKAFLWDISQGSLTKQLRELETDGLIKREVFPEVPPSVEYSLTTKGREFIPILDMMENFGKKFGEKPE